From Dehalococcoidia bacterium:
GCGCCCCTGGTCACGCCGATGATGCCGCTCTTGTCCTTCTCCAGCGGGCTCAGCTTGGGCACGCCGGTAATGAGCATGCGCTCCTCGCCAATGCGCAGAGCTTCGCCCTGGGTAAAGAACGAGACGTCGGACACAGGCAGGGAGATCGTCGTGTCGTCGATCTCACGGGTGAGGTGGGCGCCAACCGCGTCCTCTATGTCGACCTCTTCGGCCACCAGTTCCCAGTGGCCCTCGGAAATGAGGACCGTGAGCTGCCGGATCTGCTCATCGCTGAGGGGGCCGCCGTGGTCCTGGCTCCACGTCGGCATCGCCGTGCCGACGCGGCCGCAGGCGATCGTGTTCGTAATCATGCGCTGCTGGCTGGTGAGGTAAGCGGGGTCCAGCAGCAGGATGGGCGCATCGCGGAAGTGAGGCGCCGGCGCCGTGCCGGCAGCCCCGCGCTCGACGGTGAGGTTGTTTCCGTCGACTCGCTTCAGGTTCATCCGCTCCTCGTCGATGAGGATGACCTTCGCCGTCGCGAAGGCGGTGCCGCTGCTCACGCGGATTGTCGTGTCCGTCTCGCTGATGTCGGCCGCGAGGGTGGCCTTGGAGTCGGTGAAGCCCTGAAGGTCCGGCCGGTTGAGCGCCGGAGCCGCGGCAAGCCTGCCACCGAGGGCGCCGCCCTCGCCAACGTCACCATGACAGAGGCGGCAGTTGCGAGCGAAGAGGATAGCGCCGCGCTTGGCGACCTTCTCGTTGAAGTGCTCCTGCGCCTCGATGTTGCGGTCCGGGTCCCACGCTGAGTACGCGGCGATGCCGAGGAGCCCCAGCATCAGCAAGGTCACCATCACCAGGACTTGTTTCCTTGTATTCATCAGCTAGGAGCTTTCACGGCGAACTTCGCGTTGTCGGTCGTACCTTTCGTCACGCGGCCTGTGTTGACGGAGATCCGCCCTGAGGCGGGGTCAATAGTCAGGAGCATGCGGTCCATGGAGCGGGGCGCGGGACCGTAGACGCGCACCCCGGCATCGTCATACGTGGAGCCGTGACAGGGGCAGCGGAACCAGCCGCGCTTGTCATTGAAGGTGAACTCGGGGCGCCATGGCACCGTGCAGCCCAGGTGAGGGCACTTCCACCACAGGGCCAGGAACCCAGGGCCACCCTGCTCCGCCGTGAGGTTCACCAGCCAGAACTTCCCTTCGGGGATCTGCACCTTCGTCCCGGGCGGGTAGTTCTCGACCGTGCCCGGTACGTTGATGATGCCGCCGAACCCCGTGACGCCCCGCGGGTAGAGGAAGTCGATGAAGCTCGTGGCAACGGCGGCAAGTCCGGCGCCGAGGCCGGCCCAGAAGGTGACGCGCAGAAGGCCGCGCCTGGAGATCTCACGCCGGTCGACCTGCTCGACGGCGATCGCGGCGCCCGCGGCGGCCTGGGCGGCCAACGCCCGCTGCGGGACAGGCGCCAGGACCGCTCCTCCGGCACCAGCACCGGCCGCGGCCGGGGCCGCCGGCACGTACCACGGGTGCTGCACGGGCACGCCCGCCTGTTCTTCCTGTACCGCCTTGCCCCAGGCTGCGGCCGCCGCGGCGGCCAGCGGCAGCGAGATCGCGAGGCCCAGGTACTCCCAGTCGTACACCAGCCCGGCGGCGATAGCCACGACGCCGATGGCAACGACGACCGGCCAGAAGCTCGGTCCCGGAGCCTCTTCGTGCTCCTCATCCGTATCGGCTTCGGCAGGCGGCGGCGGGCCGGCGACCTCTCGGGCTTCCAGGACCCAACCGATGAGGGCGATGAGCGTGAGCACGCCGCCGGCGAAGGACAGCGAGTGCTCGATTGGCTCGATGACGTTGACAACCGCCAGAGCAAGCGCAAGACCAAGTACCGCGGGCCAGATGCTTATGAACCGCATCGCTCGACCCTCCTGCTCACCATGTTGCGCGCTTTCAGCGGTATGGTCATCCGTCGATCGTTGGGACGTCCCAGGGCATTACCAGCTCCTGGCCCGCGCCCCTGAAAGCGGCCCCGACGATGGTCATCACCCAGTAGACCGCGATGAAGCCGCTGAAGATTGAGATTGCTACGTCACGCCGCGTGCGGACCCAACCGATCCGCCACAGCAGGTAGATGAGGAGGATCGGCAGCCCCACCATCGTCATCGTGGGGATGAGTATCTCAACGATGAACGCCGGCAGGTTGAGGTTGAGGTCGTACCAGTAGAGGCCAGTGAGCCAGTCCGGCAGGTTCTGATACCACGGCGGCGGCGGCTGCACCGCGCCCGTGACGGGGTCGAGGTGATAGCCGCTGAGCGCGTGCCCGTCCGGCGCTCGCTCCGCGCCTATCGAGCCCCAGCGCGGCCAGGAGGTGCCGTTGAGCGGGATAGGGATGGCCGTGAAGCTGTCCGGCCACCTGCCGAGGGGCGAGTCCCACTTCCACTCCGTCTGTATCGAGCGCAGGTCACGCGAGAAGACCAGGTCCCAGATCGCGTGCACGATGCCGACATCCGGCAGCCACTCCGGACGCCCCACGTTCTCGACCACGCCGTCCGGCGTCACCCGCCTGTCGCCGACCCGCCAGGGGGAGCCGGTGATGGTCTCGTAGAGCTGCACGTGCTTCCCGGAGTCGTAAAGGATCAGGATCACCGTACCGACGGCGGCAAAGATGGTGGAGAAGACGGTGATGCGCACGGAGTTCACCGTGCCGAACCACGTCCCCTGCCCCTCCTTGCTTCGATCGAGGTAAGGGATGGCGGCCAGAAGGATCAGGGCGACGGTGGGGACGATAACTCCTGCGAGCGCCGGGTGCATGTGCAGGAGCAGCTCCTGCAGGTTGAGGAAGTACCACGGCGCCTTCGACGGGTTGGGGGTGACGTCCGGGTTAGCGCGGTTGATGAGCGGCGCGTTCACTACCGCCGAAATGACAAGGAACGTGAAGCTGAAAAGGACGGCGCAGATGAACTCCACGAAGACGAGGTCCGGCCAGACCAGGAGCTCCTCTTCGCGTTCGCGTCGCGGCCTAACCTGTGCCGGCGATGCAGCAGCCACGGCTCCCTCCCCCTTCGCCCGCGCTTACAGAGGCCGCGCCATGCCGCCGTCGCGGCGGATTCGCCAGAAGTGCACGGCCATGAACACGGCGGCCACCAAGGGCAGCCCGATCACGTGCA
This genomic window contains:
- a CDS encoding cupredoxin domain-containing protein, which codes for MNTRKQVLVMVTLLMLGLLGIAAYSAWDPDRNIEAQEHFNEKVAKRGAILFARNCRLCHGDVGEGGALGGRLAAAPALNRPDLQGFTDSKATLAADISETDTTIRVSSGTAFATAKVILIDEERMNLKRVDGNNLTVERGAAGTAPAPHFRDAPILLLDPAYLTSQQRMITNTIACGRVGTAMPTWSQDHGGPLSDEQIRQLTVLISEGHWELVAEEVDIEDAVGAHLTREIDDTTISLPVSDVSFFTQGEALRIGEERMLITGVPKLSPLEKDKSGIIGVTRGALGSIPAPHTPDEEIFRFPLAPDSPSIVQQSCGQFARPAPPSRAPGPQACADPCQTVEVTAQGVAFNVREIRVPAGGNIRIRFTNNDTGVDHNIAVYQSSTNLQPVAPGAVGAIFPGPGVDEVVFAKPPPGSYFFRCDVHPTTMTGTFVVQ
- a CDS encoding Rieske 2Fe-2S domain-containing protein translates to MRFISIWPAVLGLALALAVVNVIEPIEHSLSFAGGVLTLIALIGWVLEAREVAGPPPPAEADTDEEHEEAPGPSFWPVVVAIGVVAIAAGLVYDWEYLGLAISLPLAAAAAAAWGKAVQEEQAGVPVQHPWYVPAAPAAAGAGAGGAVLAPVPQRALAAQAAAGAAIAVEQVDRREISRRGLLRVTFWAGLGAGLAAVATSFIDFLYPRGVTGFGGIINVPGTVENYPPGTKVQIPEGKFWLVNLTAEQGGPGFLALWWKCPHLGCTVPWRPEFTFNDKRGWFRCPCHGSTYDDAGVRVYGPAPRSMDRMLLTIDPASGRISVNTGRVTKGTTDNAKFAVKAPS